ACGAGGCCGAACCCGACGAACAGTGCCAGCATCTCGGGGCTCGTCCCCGCGATCCCGAGCCCGTCGGGAAGACTACTGAGCACTCGCTTCACCTCCGATCAGGAGTCTCATGAGATAGGGACCGAAGACCCGTTCGAGACCTCCGTACCCCACGTACAGCGCGATCGCTTCCAGTAGGATCGCGCCGATGAGCAGGGCCGTCTCCGGGTCCCACGCAGGGATCTCTAGTCCTGCCATCGGTTCTCTCTCCCGCTGTCGAACTCGGTAATTCGCTGTTGGCACATTTCTGCTCGATCTCCACTACCTCCCTCGTGCCTATAACGGTTTTGGGATTATTATACAATACTATATCCCAGTAACCTCGGGCGGAGTACCGATAACTTAGGAGAAACGTATGGTGCTCCACCACCGCCGGAACCGACCGGAGTCCGAGCGCGAGCGGCACCGCCGCGTTCCCCCAAACCGTGTTATCCGTGCTCAGCGAAGGTGTCGGCATGAGAGCGCTCTGCGCGACCGACCTTTCGGCCGCCAGTAAGGCCGCGATCGAGAACGAGGCCTGTCTCCGGTGTCTGCGCCGTGTCGGCGTCGACACGATTCATCTCGTGACAGTCGTTCCGGCGAACGTCCACTCCGGGATGCCCGGCGTGAACTTCGAGGAGCGACGTCGACGGGGACTAGACCGGTATCGAGCGGTGATCGAGAACGCCGGGTTCGACGTCGAGGCCCACGTCGTCCGCGGAACCCCGTATCGACGCATCAACGGCATCGCTGAGACCGTTCACGCCGATCTGTCCGTCGTTAGCTCGCGGGGGCAGAGCCCGTTAGAGAACCGGATCATCGGCTCGACCGCCCGCAACCTCGCCCGGACGACCGTCGTTCCGCTGTTGGTCAACCGCGTCGAGCGGGCGACGGCCGAGCCCGAGGTCCTCCGGGAACGCCTCTTCCGGCGCGTTCTCTTCGCGACGGACTTCTCGGAGAACGCGGACCGGGCGTTCGACGCGTTCTCGTACCTCCGTCACGCCACCGAGGAGGCGACGCTCGTTCACGTTCGGTCGCCGAAAGACACTGACGTCGACGCCGGTGCCAGTCCGCGGGAGCGGTTGGCCGAGCACGCGAACACGCTGGAGAACTGGGGTATCGAGACGCAGCTCGAGGTCCGGCACGGCGACCCCGCCGACGAGGTCCTCGCCGTCGAAGCGGAGGTGACGCCGTCGACGGTCCTCGTCGGATCGAAGGGGCGAAGCCGTGTTCGACGGCTCCTGTTGGGCAGCGTCTCCGAGGAGATCGTCGCACGGGCGACGGGAAACGTCCTCTTGGTTCCGCCGCCCCGGGCGGTCTGAGAACGTTCGACGGGTGTTCGACGCTCTCCCGGAGACGAGCGTTGTCGTCATCCGAAAGCCACCACACAAGCCGGCTGGTGGGCCACGAAACGAACCCCGCCCCGGGCCGGTCGTTCGTCCGTGGGTACTGTTCCGGGATCGGATGCCGCGGGCGCAGGGGGTTCGTTGGTACCGAAATCGGGGATCCCTCCCGCATCTAACCGGACTCTCCCGCACCTGACGCGGACATCAGGCCGGCGGTCACGTGGAACCCGGCCGCCGTATCGTGGTTGTCGCTCGCGTCCGGAGGCGTCGCGTTCGGTACCGGATTACAACAGGACGGCACCCGCGGCGTATGCGAGCGCGAACGAGAGGACGAACGACCCGGTCCACGCGCCGAGTGTCACGCCGATCTTTCGCGCGTCGACGGCGTCTCGACCGCCGATCGCCGCCCCGCTCCCGATGATCGCGCTGACGACGATCTCGTTGAACGAGACGGGAACGCCGAGCAGGACGGCAAGCTGTGCGATCAGGAACGACGGGACGAGCGCCGAGATGGCGCGCCGCGGCCCCAGCGACGAGTAGTCCTGCGCGAGCGACTTGATCATCCGGGGAGCCCCCATCCAAGACCCCGCGAGCATCCCGAGGCCGCCGCCGACCAGCACCGCGACCGTCGACACCGTCTCGATCTCCCCGAGAAGCGGGATCAGCGGTCCGACCGCGAGGCCGACCTGGCTGCCGCCCGCGGAGAACGCGACGAGCGAACCGAGCGCCAGCAGCACGCGCTGGAGGCCCCCGCGTCGGTCGCGGCCGACGTCCCACCGGACCACGGCGGCGACCGCCGCGGCCGCACCGACGGTAACGAACACGGCCGACGCGGTCCCGTCGGCGGCCAGAACTCGCTGTCCGGTTTCTCGGACGGTCCCCGCCGCGCCCCTCCCACCGAGGAAACTGAACTCGATGTTCACGAGGACGGCCGCGACGAGGCCGACGAGAACGGGCACACTGAACCGTTCGGGAACGTCCGGCCGGGGGAGGACGCTCGCGCTGGCGTACGCGATTCCCCCGCCGACGAACGGCGTCAGCACCCAGACGGCCGCGATCTGCCGGTACTTCGACCAGACCGGCGTCCCGCCGAGCGCGAGGCCGACGCCGATGACAGCACCGGTCACGGTGAACGCGGTCGCGATCGGATACCCCGTCACGATGCCGACCGCCATCAGCCCCGCGCCCAACACCAGCACGAGGATGACGCCGGCGACGGGCATGCTCATTCCGCCGACGAGTCCGCTTCCGACGGCCTCCGAGACGTTTCCGCCCTGTGTAACGGCACCGGCGAATCCGAAGATTCCGACCAAGAGGGCGGCTCGCATCGTCCCGATGGCGTTAGCGCCGACGGCGGGCGCGAACGGAGTCGCACCGCTCGACCCGGCACCGATGACCCACGCCATGAACAGGCTGGCAAGCGCTGCCCCGATGAAGAGGGCGATGAGAGCGGGGTCCATTGAGAGGGGGAGAAGTCAGTCCCCGCTCGCCGGGACGGTGTCGCGTGCCCGACTGTGGCTGCGCCAGTAGCCCTGCGCGTACGCGCCGAGGAACATCCCGGCGAGCGCCCAGAGGATAGTGATGTTGCCGACGCCGAGGCTCGCGTACGCCGCCCCCGGACAGATGCCGGAGAGCCCCCAGCCGACGCCGAAGACGGCACCGCCGACGAGGACGTTCCGGTCGAACGGCTTCAGCCGCCGCTCGTAGGGGGTGCCGGTGAGCGGCGCGGCGTCCCGAATCCGGGGGAGCAGCGCGAACGCCACGCCGGAGACGATCGCGGCACCGAACATCACGAACGGCAGGCCGAGGTCGTCGAACTGGAGGAAGTTCAACACGACCTCCGGGCGAGCCATGTGGCTGAACCCGAGCCCGAACCCGAATATCAGCCCGCCGACGAATATCAGCGGCTTGAACAGCGGATGTCGGTCCGCCACTACGGGCTCACCCCCAGCGCGGCGACAACCTGTGCCGTCCCGATCGCCACCGTTAGGAACGTCAGCACGCCGACGAGCGAGGTCTTCGACGCCGAGCCGACCCCGCAGACGCCGTGACCGGACGTACAGCCCTTGCCGATCCGGGTGCCGATCCCGACGAGGATCCCGCCGGAGAACAGCCGCCACGGCTGGACGTCGGTGGTCCAGAGCGTCACGCCGGCGACCTCGTACAGCCGCCCGGTCGTCCCGGGCTCGTACAGCGAGGTCGTCACCGCGCCGGACTGGACCGTCGCCGCGAACGCGAGCGCCCCCAAGACGATGCCGGCCGTGAACACGAGCCGCCAGTCCCGCGAGCCGACGTACCGCTGAAACCGGGACTGGCCGGAGACGTACGACAGCGTCGACTCGAGGAACGTGCTCGCCCCGGCGGGGATACCGGTCCCGACGTAGATGACGACGGTGCCGAGGCCGACGAGTAGCCCACCGACGGCATATCGGCTGATCCCGTTGGGGAACAGCTCGGCGACAGCCTGAAGCAGTACTGGGTCAGCGACCATTTGCGTCGTCAGTCACCCGCGAGCGACTCCTGGCTCGCCGCGCAGTTGTTGGGGCCGAGTTCGAGGGTGAACGCCTCCTCGTCGTCGACGGCGTTCTGCCCGAGGTTCGTCGCGATGATCTCCTCGTAGTTGGCCGGCCGCGGCGGCATGTCCGAGAGGATCAGGTCGAC
This genomic stretch from Halorubrum hochsteinianum harbors:
- a CDS encoding DUF7512 family protein, which translates into the protein MAGLEIPAWDPETALLIGAILLEAIALYVGYGGLERVFGPYLMRLLIGGEASAQ
- a CDS encoding universal stress protein, which translates into the protein MRALCATDLSAASKAAIENEACLRCLRRVGVDTIHLVTVVPANVHSGMPGVNFEERRRRGLDRYRAVIENAGFDVEAHVVRGTPYRRINGIAETVHADLSVVSSRGQSPLENRIIGSTARNLARTTVVPLLVNRVERATAEPEVLRERLFRRVLFATDFSENADRAFDAFSYLRHATEEATLVHVRSPKDTDVDAGASPRERLAEHANTLENWGIETQLEVRHGDPADEVLAVEAEVTPSTVLVGSKGRSRVRRLLLGSVSEEIVARATGNVLLVPPPRAV
- a CDS encoding inorganic phosphate transporter; the encoded protein is MDPALIALFIGAALASLFMAWVIGAGSSGATPFAPAVGANAIGTMRAALLVGIFGFAGAVTQGGNVSEAVGSGLVGGMSMPVAGVILVLVLGAGLMAVGIVTGYPIATAFTVTGAVIGVGLALGGTPVWSKYRQIAAVWVLTPFVGGGIAYASASVLPRPDVPERFSVPVLVGLVAAVLVNIEFSFLGGRGAAGTVRETGQRVLAADGTASAVFVTVGAAAAVAAVVRWDVGRDRRGGLQRVLLALGSLVAFSAGGSQVGLAVGPLIPLLGEIETVSTVAVLVGGGLGMLAGSWMGAPRMIKSLAQDYSSLGPRRAISALVPSFLIAQLAVLLGVPVSFNEIVVSAIIGSGAAIGGRDAVDARKIGVTLGAWTGSFVLSFALAYAAGAVLL
- a CDS encoding YeeE/YedE family protein is translated as MADRHPLFKPLIFVGGLIFGFGLGFSHMARPEVVLNFLQFDDLGLPFVMFGAAIVSGVAFALLPRIRDAAPLTGTPYERRLKPFDRNVLVGGAVFGVGWGLSGICPGAAYASLGVGNITILWALAGMFLGAYAQGYWRSHSRARDTVPASGD
- a CDS encoding YeeE/YedE family protein; translated protein: MVADPVLLQAVAELFPNGISRYAVGGLLVGLGTVVIYVGTGIPAGASTFLESTLSYVSGQSRFQRYVGSRDWRLVFTAGIVLGALAFAATVQSGAVTTSLYEPGTTGRLYEVAGVTLWTTDVQPWRLFSGGILVGIGTRIGKGCTSGHGVCGVGSASKTSLVGVLTFLTVAIGTAQVVAALGVSP